The genome window CTTGTTCTCTTAGGCGATTACGCAAATCGCTAATGTCAGCTACACTAAGCCCTTGATAATCGATGACTAATGCTAGTTGGGATTCAGCGAGCAAGCCTTTAATATCGGCTACCTCTTTCTTTTTGCTTTCAAGGGATTTAGATATTGTTCTCACCTCCTGAGGTGTCTAATTTTTGTGGCTTTGACAATGGTTGAGTTTTAACCCTAGAATTGTCACACACCAACTTAAAATAAAAAACCCTTACTATTTCTAGCCGGGTTTTTGGTTGATGATTTTTGAGATAATTTTTAATATAGTTGGTTTAATTCTTGGTATTGAATTTCACCTTTTATAAGTATCTGCATCAACCTAGGCAGGGATTTTAAGCATTTTTGCTCCTGCTGTCTTCGGCTTTGGCCAAATTAATATAATATTTTGACTTTCCAACATACTATGTTAACGAAGATTATATTTTAAGTCAATAGCTTGTGAAAAGATTTTGATTTACCGTAATAATATTTTTTGGCTGTTTTCATTAAACCCTATTTATCAATATTGTGACGATCGCTCTTTGAAGTTGCTCTAGTTGAAGGGGTTTGGTAAGAAAATCGTTCATCCCAACGGATAAACACTGGTTTTGGTCTTCGGGGAGAGCATTGGCAGTAAGGGCAATAATATAGGGCTGGGGGCGATCGCCCTTTCTAATTTCTTCGGTGGCTTCAATACCGCCCATATGAGGCATTTGTAAATCCATCAAAATAACGTCATAATCCTTTTGAGCAACCTTTTGTAAAACCTCTAACCCATTGAGAGCCACATCTGCTTGATAACCCAATTTTTTGAGCATGAGTAGGGCGACTTTTTGATTAACTCGATCATCTTCAGCGAGGAGAATTTTAAGCTCGGATTTATCTTTTGTAAGGTTTATAGGCAATAGACTAGAGCTAGGTGGAGACGATGAATCAGGTTGCTGATAAATAGGAAGATTAATGGTGAAATAAAAGATTGAGCCGTGGTTAATATCTGGGGATGGACTCCAATTTTCTGGGGGATTTCCGCCGATGTTGCCCTGACTTTGTACCCATATTGTGCCTCCCATGAGGTTAATGAGACTTTTAGAAATGGCTAATCCTAGCCCTGTACCGCCATATCTACGGCTGATGGATGTGTCGGCTTGGGTAAAGGGGGTAAATAATTGTAAAATGCGATCGCCCTTAATACCAATACCAGTATCTTGGATAGAGACAATTAACCCTTGTTGAGAATTATCCCCCAAAAAATCACTATCAAGCTGAATATTAATTTTAATAAAACCTTCAGAAGTAAACTTAAAAGCATTACTGATTAAATTAAGAAAAACCTGACGAATACGAGAACTATCCCCCACAAAATCTGAGGCAATAGCATCATCAATGTGATACTGAAAATCAATGTTTTTCTCGGTAATCTGTTTAGAAAAAAGAAGCGTGATAGATTTCACCAACTCCCTGAAAGACAAAGGTTCTTGTTCTAAATCTAACTTACCAGATTCAATTTTAGAAAAATCAAGAATGTCATTAATAATAGTCAATAGTACCTTGCCACTTTCTTCGATGGTATCTACCAAGTCTTTTTGTTCAGGGGAAAGGGAAGAAAGAGCGAGAAGTTGAGCCACCCCAATGACACCATTCATGGGGGTTCTAATTTCATGGCTCATATTAGCTAAAAAACTACTTTTGGCAAGGGCGGCAGCTTCCGCATCCTCCTTGGCTTGAGCAAGGGCAAAAGCGATTTGTTGAGCTTCGGTAATATCCCTTGATACCCCGACTATCATCATAACGTTACCTTGGTCATCGAAAATGGGAGATTTAATAGTAGAAAAAGATCGCTCTACCCCATCATGACGTATGGATTTTTCTTCAATGATCAAAGATTTTTTTGTGTTGATGACAGTCTGATTATCTTTTATATATTGTGCAGTATATGCAGGATTATTGTGAGGGGCATCGATAATGCCTTTTAACTCCTTCAAATCCATATTATAAAAATCTCGGAAAGCTTTATTTCCCCAGATCAATTCCCCAAGGGGGTTTTTAACTAAAATTATATCGGAGGTGGAGTCGAGGATTTGATGATATTGTTGTTCACTTTCTCGGAGGGCTTCTTCGGCTTCTTTGCGATCGCTTATATCGTGTATATATCCATACCATGTGGTGCTACCATCCAACTCTTTTTGGGGAGTCGCATTACCCAATACCCAAATGACCTTATCATCTTGAGGACAAAGTCTATACTCACAAATCCAAGGATTCATGGTGGCAGCAGATTCTAAAATAGAATCAAATAATTTATTAGTATCATCGGGATGGATTCGTTCAAAAAGTGCATCGGCGCTGTCGTACACATCAAGGGGTTGTAAACCAGATAAATCAGTAATACCCGAACTCATATAAGGGCAATGGGAAGTGCCATCAGGTTTGAGGGTATATTGATAAATCATACCGGGGATATTGTCGGCTATTTTTTCAAGGCGATGTTGAGAGTCAACTTGCTTGGTAATATCTATCATTACTCCTGTCCAAGCTATATCACCATTTTTCCTTTTTTCGGGGCGATCGTGGGCTTGTAACCATTTCAATTTACCACTAGGGGTAATAAATCTAAACTCAAACACCATGGCTTTCATGGTTCTCATGGACTCCAATGTAATTGCTTCAAATCCTTGAATATCATCAGGATGAATTACTCTAGCAAAGTTTTCCACATCCTTCAAAAGGTCATCAGGGGATAATTCCAAAATATCTTGTACTGCCTGACTAGCATATTCAAAGTATGGATTACCATTGACAGGTTGTACATAGACATAAATAATACCAGGACAAGAGAGGGCTAATTGATAAAATTTTTCTTCGCTCTGTCGCAGGGCTATTTCTATTTCTTTGAGTTGGGTAATATTTCTGCCAGAGGAGTGAATTTCGATCAATTCTCCTGACTCATCAAAAAATCCTTGGTTAAGCCATTGTGTCCAAATAATATCGCCGCTACTAATCACATTTCTATTTTCAACATAAAATTCTGGATTTTCGGGAGACATTTTCAGTACCAATGCCATAATTTTATCCATGTCTTCGGGGAAGACTACCTCTGACCATTTTTTACCAACGGTTTCTTGGGGCGAGAGGTTGAGGGTTTCGGAAAATGAGTTATTACCAAAGATAATGGTACAGTCCGGGTTGGTATTTTTATTGATAAGGTGCGATCTAATTACAAAATCCGTTTGTTGCTCTACTAATTGCCGATAACGACTTTCATTTTGATTCATGGTTTGCTGAATCTGACTCGCCATGGAGAAAAAAGACCTAGATAATTTTTCTATTTCAGCAATGTTGGTATAGTTTTTTTGAGGGTATTTAACAATATTTCCTCGGGCAAAATTTTCATTAGCTTTTAATAGTCGTGATAGGGGTTGACTAATTTTTTTTGTGGTAAAAATACTAATAAAAGCAGCACTGATAAAGGTTAAAAAAGAGATGACGAAGGTATTCTCAAGGTTGCGTTGAAGTTCAGCGGTAAAGTCTTGGGTAGGAACAATGGTAAGAATTGCAAAATTTAAACCATAGTTATCTTGATAAGGAGTTATTTTAACAAAAACCTCTGAATCATAAAGAAAAAGATCCTCTGTTAATTCAGTGAGGTTATATCCTGCTCCTTGGGATTGATCTATTAATTTTAGGGCAGAATCAACCGTGGTATCTCCTATGTCTGAGGGGGTAATTCTTTGGGCCACTCCTTGTTCATTAAGGCGAAATGGTGGTTGTCCATGGGAACTAGCTACCAAAGAACCTGATTCATTGAGAATAACTATTTTACCTGCGTTACCGACTCTAATTTGTTGAAGTATGTCACTGATTTTTGATAGGCTAATGTCTACAGATACTACTCCCACAACTTGATTATCTTCCAATATGGGGGTACTGGCACTGATGTATAAATCAGAGGGCATTTCTGTCCAATGATAAGGATGAGTCCACACTGCTCTTTTTTGCACTTCGGCTTCTGTAAACCATGGTTCGGAGTTGATATTTGGGATATATTCTTCTAAATATTCGTCGGTGAGGTTGCCTTGATTGTCGGCTTGGTATCGATAAATGGTATTGATTTCTGGTGAACGAATGATACTAATTTCGTTGTCTATTTTGCCATGCCCTGCCCCTACAAATTCTCCGTTGCCATTACCGTAACTAAAGTAGTTAAAGTCGTAGGTTTGTTGTTGTTGCCAAAAGTATGTACCTAGTTGTTCAAGGTTGTTCGGCTCAAGAAAGCCTGATGTTATTAATCTTTGGTTTAGCTGATTTATTTCTTGGGCTTGTTGAAAGTATTCGTCTAGGGTATTGGTTACTTTGTCAGAGGTTTTGGTCATCAATTGATTACTTAGGTTATTGATGCTTCTTTGTCCGCTACGGTGTGAAACGTATCCAATGATGCTTACTACTCCAAAAATTTGACATACAAAGGGGATAATAATAATCCACTGTAGGCGGATTAGTTTACCTTTTTTTTTCCTTTGTGAAGGGTTACGGGGCGATCGCATTTTAGGGCTTACGTTGCAAAGTATTTTTTTCCCATTGTATAGTTAGAAAATGGGAAATATAAATTATTAATTAAAAAATCAATAAATATTAATACAGTTGTTTTATCAATCATCCCTAAGTATTCTGAAAACAAAGATTAGTCGGTATCCGAGATTACAAATTAGGTTAGAGATAAAATAAGAAAAGAAAAGATGGCAGTGGCCCCTATCTAAAACTCATTTGCAATGATACAAAAAATAAAAAAAAGTTTAAATCAAACAAAAATCACTAACTTTTTAGCTATTGGGGGACTATGTGGTTTATTACATCTAGGAATACTATACAGTTTAACTTCTATATTAAAAATAAACTACTTAATTTCAACTATGATTGCAATTTTTTTAGTAAATTTTGTTAGTTTTTATTTAAATAAAAAGTTAACTTTTAGAACTAGAAAAAAATTATTTTGGCGAGAGTTATGGAAATTTTACAGCGTAATGGCTTCCAGTCACTTTATTAATATACTAGGGGTATTTTTTTTGGTAGATATAGCAAAAGTCGGCTATTTATTGGCCAATATTTTTTGTACAGCGATATTAACCCCTTTTAACTACTTCTTTCACCACAGTTGGAGTTTTAATAAGAAAAAGAAAAAAAAATCTCGGTCATAGACTCTAAAGCGAGGAAGTTGTTTGATAAAATAATTTATCCCAATCTTTGGTTATTTCACTATGGGGAAAATCTTCTGGCTTCGAAATCAAATCAAAGGCTTTATTACGGGCATTAGGTGCAGTGAGCGCCGCGATAACAGTGTTTGCCACATCACCCCGAGGAATAGAAGTGGGTACACCATCGGGAGGGGAGTTTAAGAAATTATCGTCTTTCCCAACTAATAATTCTCTGCGTCCGTCGGGTTTGTCTAATAAGCCTCCTGCTCGAATAATGGTGTAGTCGATGCCTGAGTCAATCAAATATTCTTCTGCTTTACGTTTCCATAATAAGATGTTGCCGTTTCCTAGGCTATTGAGGGGATGGTTCGGATTTGTTCCACCCATTGAACCGACTAAAATTATATGTTTGATGCCTACTTCTTTGGCAATGTCGATTTGATTTTTTTGTCCTTGCCAGTCAACTATTTCGGGTGTCCCATGGTCAGGAAATTCAAATTCTGGTCGTTTTCCTTCTTGGGGAATGTCTTTCATTTGGGGGGTAGCACTGGTAAGAATAATTAAGGTTTGACATCCTTCCATGGCTTTTTCTAGGTCGTTTTCGCTCAATATATCTCCGATTAAAAAATCTTTTGTGGTGCCAAAAATTTGTTGTGCTTTTTCTTGCGATCGCCCGAAACCTATTACTTGAAAATCATTACTTTGGGTTTGCAATTTTTTGACTACTAATGAGCCTGTTCTACCCGTTGCCCCAGTTACTAAAATTTTAAGCATTAAATAGATGTTTAACTAAAATTAATTTTTACTTCCAAATTTTTATTGTACTTCAGAAGATTAGTTAGTAGATTTTAAGTGAGATCGTCATGGCTCAAACTTTCTATGGAAAAACCGTGGACATCCTCCATGGGGATAGTTTTCAGCCCAATAGTTGGTAATGGGTTCTGAAAAATTTGCCCCATCACCTATTCATCAAAACCTAATTAATGGACTCTACACTGTTTGGAGTGGCAGCTGGACGATTAGAAAAGGATTGCCACATGGTTACTCCCACAATACTAGCTAAAATAACCCCTGCGATCGCCCCAAATATTTTACCTTTATTACTCGACTCTTCTTCCATCTCAATCTCTTCCGCATCGCTGGGATCTTCAGAATGAGCATAACGATTATACAAAAAGTCGATGGCTTCGTTGCGTAATTCATAATAACGAGGATCTTCGGTGACACGATCCCGAATGCGAGGGCGATCAAAAGGAAGTTCCATAATTTCTCCAACTTTAGCACTAGGACCATTGGTCATCATGACGATGCGATCGGCTAAAAATAAGGCTTCATCAATATCATGGGTAATCATTAACACCGTCAAACCATTATCAGCCCAAATTTTTAATAATTCTTCCTGTAACTCCTCCTTGGTGATAGCATCTAACGCTCCAAAAGGTTCATCTAAAATTAATACTTCTGGTTTGATGGCTAAGGCACGGGCGATCGCCACTCTTTGTTTCATCCCCCCCGAAATTTGTCCTGGTTTTTTGTGGGCAGCCTCCGTTAAACCCACCATTTCTAGGTGATGATTAACAATTTCTTTTTTCTCTAAATCTGACTTATGCCCATATACCGTATTCACGGCCAGATAAACATTTTCATAAGCAGTCTTCCAGGGTAGCAAAGAATAGTTTTGAAACACCATCATGCGGTCTGGTCCTGGTTCGGTGATGGCTTTATCATGGAGAGTTACAGTGCCGCTAGAAGGGCCATGGAAACCCGCCACCATATTTAAAAGGGTTGATTTGCCACAGCCAGAATGACCGATTAAACAGATAAATTCACCTTTTTTAACCTGAAGATCTACTCCATCTAAAACTACATATTCACCTTTTTCGGTGGGATATACCTTAGAAACGCCACTGATATTTAAAAAAGCCTGATCTTCTTTTGATAATTTAACTTGAGAATTTGCCACGGTTTGCATTGTCCTTATGCCTAATTTGTTTGTGATAGAAATTTTTATTTATTCAAAATAAGGAAAGAAAAAAATTAATTGTCCATTGTTAGTTCTTTTGCCTTATTAAGAAAGATCATCATTGAAAAACTATCCTACTGGTTGATCCAAAAGTACCTCCGAGACTCGAAAATCTCGTTTAATACTGAGTCTTTCAAGATAGCCGAGGGGATCATCAGGATTGAATACCATACCATCAAAGAAGGTTATATTCTGACGACTGGGGGCAGAATCAGGTAAATTTAACTGACGTAAAGCCTCCCCTAAAAGATCGGGACGGCGCACCCTTTCTAGTACCTCAATCCAGTTGCGAGGGAAGGATATATAACCCCATCTTGCCAACTGGGTTAGTACCCATAATCCCTCTGAGCGGGAGGGGTAATTGGCTTGATCGACAAAAAATTGATTGTAACGGAAGAGATTTTCTGGTTCGTCTTCTAGGTTACGGCGATAGGGCTCTGTAAAACCTGGTTTGAGGTATTCTGGGGATACTCCTAAGTATTCGGGTTTTGCCAGAATTTCTAAAATTTCTTGACGGTTCCGGCGATCATCACAATATTCACAGGCTCTGATGAGGGCTTTGATCAGGGCGATGTGGGTGAGGGGATATTTATTTGCCCATTCTTCTTTTACCCCTAATACTTTTTCGGGGTGTCCTGCCCAGATGTCTAAATCGGTAGCGATGACGTAGCCTTGATCATCTAAGACAGAATGGGTGTTCCATGGTTCTCCTACACAATAACCATCAATATTTCCTGCCTTCAGGTTTGAGACCATCTGAGCGGGGGGGATAACGGAAAGGGCTACATCTTGGTCGGGATCAATACCTCCAGAGGCTAACCAGTAACGCAACATGAGGTTGTGCATGGAGGAGGGGTGAACCATGCCGAAGGTATGAACTGCGTCGGGGGTAGAGGCGATCGCCCTTTGTAAGTCTTCGAGGGTTTTAACTCCTTGTTGAGCGAATTTTTTACTCAGGGTGATGGAGTTACCATTACGACTTAGTACCATGGCTGTCACCACGGAAACAGGAGTTTTATTCCTTGCCCCAAGGGTCATACTTAGGGGCATTCCTGCCAACATAGAAGCGGCATCCAAACGGTTTTCGGCTACCCCAGAGCAAACAGTTTTCCAACTTTTCTCACGGCTGAGGGTAACTTGGCTTAATCCTTCCTCCTCAAAGAAACCTTTTTCCTTGGCAATGATGAGGGGTGCGGAATCGGTGAGGGGCATAAAGCCCAAATTGAGGTTGATTTTTTCTAAGCCATTGGCAGCAATGGTAAGAGGACCCACCACAGTTTTGGTTTTGTTGGATCGTTTTTGTTGGTTGAGGAAGTAGACCATGTCGTTACGCAGGGCGTAGTAACTGGGGTGATTTACCACTTCTAAGCGGTGCCGTGGTCGGGGGATCGGTACTTCTAAAATCTGCCCGATATGGGCCTCTGGACCTGTGGTGAGCATCACTACCCGATCTGATAATAATAGGGCTTCATCCACATCGTGAGTCACCATGATGGTAGTAACGTGGTTCTGCTCGACGATTTCCATTAACCTTTCTTGTAAGTTTCCTCTGGTGAGGGCATCTAATGCTCCAAAAGGTTCGTCTAGTAGTAATACTTTGGGTTTGATGGCTAAGGCACGGGCGATCGCAACGCGCTGTTTCATACCCCCCGATAGTTGACCAGGTTTTTTGTTGGCGGCATGGCGTAAACCCACCATGGTAATAGCTTGATTGACTACGGCTTTTTTCTCCGCGGGGGATAAATCTTTCATCACTTCATTAACTGCCAAGGCGATATTTTGCCTTACGCTCAACCATGGCAGGAGGGAATAGTTTTGAAAGACTACCATGCGATCGGGTCCTGGTCCTTGAATCTGTCTTCCCTCAAGGATTACTCCGCCATTACTAGGCAAGTCTAACCCTGATACCATATTTAAAAGGGTGGATTTACCGCACCCAGAGTGTCCGATGAGAGAGATAAATTCCCCTTTTTTGATTTTTAAATCAATATTCTTGAGGGCGATATATTGACCGCCATCGGGGAGGGGGAATACTTTGTCTAGTTGATCAATTTCTATAAATGAAGACATGGTGATAATGGATAATGGATAATGGATAATTGAGAATTGATAATAAAAACTTTTATATGCAGTGGAGAAATTTAAAACAGAGAGCCGTTGATTGATTGATTGATTAATTATCATTTAACTATTCCCCGTTCCCTGTTCCCCATTCCCTAAATTCTATTTTTGTTCTTCGGCAACCACTAAGGAAGCAATAAAGCTCACGAGGCGATCGAGAAGTAAACCAATGATTCCCACATAGATGAGGGCGATAATGATTTCTGACATAAAACCGCTATTGTACGCATCCCAGATAAAGAAACCGATACCCACACCACCTACCAACATTTCTGCGGCAATAATTGCTAACCAAGATAAGCCGATGCCGATTTTTAAACCAGTAAAAATATAGGGCAGGGTAGAAGGAATAAGAATATTGAAAAAGAATGTGATTTTAGAAAGATGCAACACCCTAGAAACATTACGATAATCTTGGGGGATTTGTTGCACTCCTACGGTGGTATTGATAATGATGGGCCAAATTGCAGTGATAAAAATTACAAAAATAGCACTAGGATCAGCCTGACGCATGGCGGCGAGGGAAATGGGTAACCATGCAAGGGGGGGGATGGTTCTTAGTACCTGAAATATGGGGTCAAGGGCGGAGTAAAATAATTTGTTACTACCAATTAAAATTCCCAAGGCAATACCCACAACGGTGGCGAGGGAAAAACCAATGGCTACTCTCCTTAAACTAGCAAGAATTTGCCAAAATAATCCTTTGTCAACCCCGCCATTATCAAAGAAGGGATCAATGATATAGGGATCCCAAGTGTCTTGGATTACTTCGATGGGAGTGGGTAACGCCATATCTTCGGGGGATGCTAGGATTTGCCAGATAACTAACAGAATAAATAAAGCGACAATAGGGGCAATAATTTTTTGAGGAGATTTGAAAACAGCTTTTAAGACAGAATTGATCGGATTATTTTTTTTGAGTGAACCTGTTTGAGCAACCATGATATTTAATTAATAATTGATAATTGATAATTAATAACAGGGGAGTTTGACTTTCATAAATGTCTTATTACTCCCATAAATACCTAACACCTAAAACCTTTTTTTTAAATTGCTTTGAATTCGAGACTATCTAAGTAGGCTTGAGGATTTTCGGGATCAAAGGTAGTACCATCAAAGAAGGTTTCTACTCCCCTTGATGTTTCGGTGGGAATTTGCTCGGTGGGAGTGCCGATCGCCTCGGCGGCCTCTCTCCATAAATCTTCTCTATTAACTTCATCTACGAGGGCTTGGGTGTCAGTATCAGCAGGAATATAACCCCAACGGATATTTTCGGTCAAGAACCATAAATCATGGCTTTTGAAAGGATAGGAAGCGTCGTCGCGCCAGAATTTCATGGCATACTCAAAGTTTTCTTCAACTCTTCCTGTACCAAAGTCAATATTACCTTTAGATCTTTCGACGATGTCTTCATAAGGTACTCTAAACCATTTGTTTTGGGATACTATTTGACACATTTCTTCGACGTTTTCGGGGCGATCGCACCATTGTTGAGCTTCTAAGACCGCCATTAACAAAGCACGAGCCGCTTTGGGATTTTGGTCAACCCAATCTTTACGCATGGCAAAAGCTTTTTCGGGATGATTGTTCCATAACTCCCCAGTCACAAGAGCAGAATATCCTTCCCCTTGTCCTACCAACTGAGCATTCCAAGGCTCTCCTACACAGAAGGTATCCATGGTATTGGTTCTCATATTTGCCACCATTTGTGGAGGGGGTACAGGTACCACGGAAGCATCACCGTCAGGATTAACACCGTTAGCTGCTAACCAATAACGCATCCATAAATCGTGGGTCCCCCCAGGAAAAGTCATCGCTGCGGTGAAGTCCCTACCTTCCGCAGTAGCTTGAGCCACCGCCTCCTGCAATCTTTCGGCAGAATCCAAGGTTATATCAGGGAAAGCGTTACTAACGGAAATTGCTTGACCATTGGTATTGAGACGAGCCAAAATATACATCGGCACAGGTTGATTAGTGGTGGTTCCCAATGTCATCTGGTAAGGCATGGGAGTTAAAATATGCGCCCCGTCAATACCACCACCCGCCGAACCTAACTCAATATTATCCCGAGTAACGGGCCAAGAGGCTTGTTTTAATACTTCCACATCGGTCATACCATATTTGGCAAAAATCCCTTTTTCTAGGGCTATAATCAAGGGAGAAGCATCGGTGAGGGCGATAAAACCAAACTTGGCAGAAGTAGTTTCGGGAGCGTTTTCTCCCATGTCAATGGTTTCTACTTGTTCGACGGTTGTTGTGCCATTGTCTGCACCGCAACCATGTAATATGGCCGCTCCTACGGCGGTTAAACCACTGGTGACAAGGAATTTTCTACGGGATAATCTGCTCATTTTTCTTCGCTACGTTAAGACATATTAATTAAATCGTTGTTAAATTTATATTTTCTTTACAATTATTTCTCGGTATCAATTGTTACCATCCGCAGTTTTATATGAATTAAATGCTAAAATGACATGATAAAAACGCATACTTCTCTCTATGATTGATATTGAAATTTACTGTTGTGAATAAGGGTAGGGGATTGTGGGAAAGAAGAATAGGGTAAAAAAAAGAATGAAATATTCAGAATGCGATTTTGTGGATCAATAAAAATCGGAAAATAAAATAAAATCTGTGATGATTGTAGAAGAGGATCTATTTTGTAACGATGAAAAGTAGTGGGATTTATTAATAAGTAACTGAAAATAAGGGACTTTTTAACCAAAGATAAGTTGATCCCATCCTTAACCTTGCTATAATCAGGGGAGTTTTCATACTACCATCAAAGAATCCGTAAAAAATAAGAATGATCTGGCCCTTTAAACCCAACACAAAAAAGAAAATTGCCAAAATTGAAATTAATGGAGCCATCGGCTCAAGTACCCGTGTGCAGGTTTTAGAAGCATTAAAAACCGTTGAAGAGAAAAAATATCCAGCCCTACTATTGCGCATCGACTCCCCCGGAGGTACTGTTGCTGATTCTCAGGAAATATATTCAGCCTTGAGAAAGTTGGGAGAGAAAATCAAGATAGTTGCTAGTTTTGGTAATATCTCTGCATCAGGAGGAGTTTATATTGGGGTAGGGGTGAATCACATTGTTTCCAACCCTGGCACCATTACAGGCAGTATCGGGGTTATCATTCGGGGTAATAACCTAGAAAAATTGTTGGAAAAAGTAGGGGTATCGTTTCAGGTGATAAAATCTGGCCCTTATAAAGATATATTGTCCTTTGATCGCAATTTAAGCCCAGAAGAAAGGGAAATTTTACAACAACTGATTGACAGCAGTTATGAACAGTTTGTGCAAACCGTTGCCGAAGGACGTAATCTGTCTGTAGAAACAG of Cyanobacterium sp. HL-69 contains these proteins:
- the cmpA gene encoding ABC-type bicarbonate uptake system substrate-binding component CmpA → MSRLSRRKFLVTSGLTAVGAAILHGCGADNGTTTVEQVETIDMGENAPETTSAKFGFIALTDASPLIIALEKGIFAKYGMTDVEVLKQASWPVTRDNIELGSAGGGIDGAHILTPMPYQMTLGTTTNQPVPMYILARLNTNGQAISVSNAFPDITLDSAERLQEAVAQATAEGRDFTAAMTFPGGTHDLWMRYWLAANGVNPDGDASVVPVPPPQMVANMRTNTMDTFCVGEPWNAQLVGQGEGYSALVTGELWNNHPEKAFAMRKDWVDQNPKAARALLMAVLEAQQWCDRPENVEEMCQIVSQNKWFRVPYEDIVERSKGNIDFGTGRVEENFEYAMKFWRDDASYPFKSHDLWFLTENIRWGYIPADTDTQALVDEVNREDLWREAAEAIGTPTEQIPTETSRGVETFFDGTTFDPENPQAYLDSLEFKAI
- the sppA gene encoding protease IV, translated to MIWPFKPNTKKKIAKIEINGAIGSSTRVQVLEALKTVEEKKYPALLLRIDSPGGTVADSQEIYSALRKLGEKIKIVASFGNISASGGVYIGVGVNHIVSNPGTITGSIGVIIRGNNLEKLLEKVGVSFQVIKSGPYKDILSFDRNLSPEEREILQQLIDSSYEQFVQTVAEGRNLSVETVKSFADGRIFSGEQALKLGLVDRLGGEEDARRWACELVKLDPEKTECDTIEEPKPLINRLLNGRSQVKSGVGSAINWLEFEVATNGQPLWLYRP